From the genome of Solanum lycopersicum chromosome 7, SLM_r2.1:
ttctaatttgtttaagttgtagtatcatttttagaaaaatcaaatcCCATCAATTTCTCTTTAAAAGTTCAAACAAATCTAGAAACTCAACTCTTGTTCAATTCCacaaatttccttttttttaaaaaaaaaaatcttttttatgaataaaaaaataaaaaaaatggactTATACTTTAATACTCCCCCCACCCCTCCCCCTAGTATTTGGTCTTACTTCCCTAGTCTCAAGTCTCAAGTCTCAACTTCCCTTTTTATTAGGCGAGTCCATTGGTGTTTATTCTCTCTCCCCTTTCtgttttttcatttctttctctTCATATATGGCCAAAGGAAGTGGACTCTCCTTTGATCCAGATCCCATCAAACCTATTCCTATTGTCCTCAATTCTTTTCTTGAACCCCATAACAACCAATTTTATCCTAAGAAcaaatttttttacaatttaacATCCATGGAATCATCATACAACAACAGGTCACCACCTCCTACTATTCAATTCCCAGTAAACCTTAACTGCTCTACTACTACTACTCATCATCATGATCATGATCATGATCATGATCATCAAGaccaacaacaacaccatataAGACCAGTTATTGATGAAATGGACTTCTTTGCTGAGAAAAAAAATGCTACTAATCCTGACGACCCAACAACAGCTAATGATACTGATAGAAAAGAATCAAACACTACTACGACTCCTCCTGAATTGGATTTTAATATTAATGTAAGGTTTAATCGAATTAGGAATACATTTCTTACCAAATGTTCTGTTGGTTGACATaattgtattcatttttttgtagaCTGCTTTGCATCTTCTAACAGCAAACACTTATACTGATCAGTCCATAATGGATGATAGCTTATCCCCTAATTCTGAtgataaaagaatcaagaaTGAGGTAAGACCACTCGAGTTGATTGATTTCTCAGATTGATCACTCAAACTAATCAGAAAGTTActttttgtttgttgttgttgttgaaattaatttaagtttgttAACTTGAATTTTGTACATTCCTCTGtttcagttagtagttcttcaGGCTGAATTGGAAAGAATGAATGGCGAAAATCGACGATTAAGGGATATGTTAAATCAGGTGAAAAACAATTACAATACCCTGCAGGTGCATATGATGACAATGATGCATCAACagcaacaaaatcaagaaaGTGGTCAACGTGatggaaaaaatgaagaagtaaaACATCAACAACATAATAATCAAAATGGTCATGGAGGAGGACAAGTAGTGCCTAGGCAATTTATGGATCTTGGCTTAGCTGCTGGTGCTGGTGGTACTGCTTCTGAAGCGGAAGAGGCTTCCCTGTCTTCGTCAGAGGGGCCAAGTGGCAGGGAAAAATCGCGATCACCAGTGAATAACATTGAATCTAGTTCCACATGTGGGATTGTAAGAGAAGATAGTCCTGAAAAAGTGTCACCTGGTTGGGGTCCTAATAAAATTCCAAGACTTGGTAATACCTCTACTAATAATAAACCTGCTGATCAAGCTACTGAGGCTACTATGAGAAAGGCTCGGGTCTCGGTCAGGGCTCGATCAGAAGCTCCCATGGTATGTAACTTTTTGATTTAATGggtaatatatattgattttgactttaaagattatttttaacGGAAACTAATTGATACTTTTTTTGTGATGCAATCAGATCACAGATGGCTGTCAATGGCGAAAGTATGGGCAGAAAATGGCTAAGGGAAACCCGTGCCCTCGAGCTTATTACCGGTGCACCATGGCAGCTGGTTGTCCAGTTCGGAAGCAAGTATGTTTCTGTTTTCCAATAATTCATTTCTGTACTTAGTCAATAACGAATCTTAGTAGAGTTAGACTCTAATTAACAATTATGTGTTAGTTGTATACTGATTGTCAAAACTAGTTGGTGTTGCGTTGCTATTGCTCTTTGTTGATCAgctacaaaatatattatttttttcccaaCAATAATCAAGAGAGTATCTTGTTAGGATTTATCTTGAGGAATTCacatctcaatttatatgaaagTCATCTCTTCGGAGTGCACTAGGATAGTTGATAtctgacataatacataaatgtgtcatttaacttggcttcaaatcacatttatgcccttcaatctttggatgtgcacaaatagacacttaaacttgtataaagttgaacaaatagacacacatgtcattttttatcctacgtggtgtcctacgtTTATTGTTCCACATAGAACTCATGTgtgtatttatttaaaagttggaaaGTAAAAGTGTATATTTTTGCATTAtaaaagttggaggtcaaagtaaaattttgaagccaagtttaggATCCGATGTATGTATTATGCCGTTAGTATCTCTATAGTGTCTATAACTTCAACCAGAAGTCTTAGATTTGAGCTTCAATAAAGAATTGTATACAAAACAGTGTTTTACCTGCTTTAGAGGGCTTTCTCAAAGCAAGTCTAGATTAGTTGAATTAATGGAGAACGAATATTTGAATGAAGGGGGAAAAAAGGAAGTCTCTTGACTGAAGTGAATTTCTCTGCATTGACAGGTTCAAAGATGTGCAGAGGACAGAACAATCTTGATCACAACTTATGAAGGTACTCACAACCATCCGTTGCCTCCGGCAGCCATAGCGATGGCCTCGACAACTTCCTCAGCAGCGAAAATGTTGCTCTCGGGCTCTATGCCAAGTGCAGATGGGCTAATGAATTCCAATTTCTTCGCGAGAACTCTCCTTCCTTGCTCTTCCAGCATGGCCACAATTTCAGCCTCGGCCCCGTTCCCTACTGTTACATTGGACCTAACTCAATCCCCGAACCCGTTGCAATTCCCAAGACCCCCTAACCAATTCCAAATCCCATTTTCAAATCCACCTCACAACAACATCCTAGCAAATCCAGCTGCACTTTTGCCTCAGATATTTGGACAGGCTTTGTATAACCAATCCAAATTCTCTGGCCTCCAATCATCTCAAGATTTAGAAGGACAACAACACCCTTCAACGATGCCATCCTCGATTAATCCATCCAACCACAATCCTGTAGCTGACACGGTGAACGCCTTAACCAGTGATCCTAATTTCACCGCAGCATTAGCAGCAGCCATCACTTCACTTATTGGCAATCCGGGGCAACCAAACAATGGTACCAACAACACCATCGCCACCACCACAACGCCAgccaacaacaataacaacagtGTCACAAGCAATggcaataacaacaacaatggCAGCAACAATAAAGTGACGAATTCGAGTTTTCCAGCAAACTGATTGATAGCTTGTCAATTAAACTGCTGCGCGCATATTTTCCTTTcaagaaagaaatttttttcttaaattaatttttttgcttaACTAGTAATCAGGAAAACTAGATTACTATACAAGTTGATAAGATTCTTTTTGTGTGTTTTATACGTGGCTTAAAACATATAATCTTCCATTCTTTTTGTGGCTGAATAATGTAATTCAAGATTTCTtatcaatacaagaaaatatattgGCAAAGGAAAAGTACAGAAATGTTCTTCCTtctattttttctctctttgtcaatagtattatttagttatcacatagtttcttattcttcaatGTGTGCTACTATTTGCTATCTTGCTACTAATTTGTTGTCttaccttttcctttttttactatttaacGTCGGAACATGGACTTTTGAGCTGAGATATGTGTACATCATACCCTCTTCATATCCGCGAGTGTAACAAAAGATACACAAAGGAAAAGTTACAAGGCAAGTGATAAAGGGGAGGAAATTGAGAAAATGGCAACTCCTTAATGAGAAGTTTTTATAACAATACAGAGTTTCAGAagtctttatttttaataaataaaactctATATCAATTCAAACTAATTACATCGTATAAGGGATATAAATTGGAACAGAAATAGTAAAATATTGCTTGGAGTGTTGGAATTGCATGAATTAGGCAAGTGTTCAAAGTGACATTATTATTGATATGGGAGTCAAGAAAGGAGTCAATAAAACCGTCTGAAATTATAAAGGAGTTTGTTTTGACAAGGAAAAACgtatgaaaaagaagaaacaaaatagaGACTAATGAGAAAGAGATTTGGTTACTTGTCTCTTTTGTTAGCCTTTCTTATGACCTACAAATGACAAATTTCATTAAATGACAAGTTCCATTTTGATGTTGAATACATTGTCCGTTTCTTTAACGTTATTGATCTCCATTTTCCTTGTTCATATCTAAAGATAACAAAATCAAGATTGAGATACTTACCCAAATAGTCAGTTGGattagttgtttattttttctaatcgatattcataaattatacatataaatacatatatattcgtcaattatattttcattttaagcaGATGATTATATCACAGTTGTTTAggttatttcttataaattattaaatatgtttttactaaGCATATTTTCCTGTATACCAAGTGGCATAAGatttactatataaaaaatgattattttattgagcACATTTTCCTGGTATGCCAAGTGGCATAAGattcaatatatcaaaaatgattattattaatttttaatttgtcgAAAACTTTTATCGACATTGAttttaatgacacttaactaatatcaataaagactttaacactttttttttaatatcaatatttattattgttaaaaattatttttgtcgtAGTAATTCTAGGAATCATCCTAAGATCCTAGAAATTGTTAAGAGaatggaaaaaagaaagaattgcTTGGCAAGATTGTATTGCAGAGAActtgattgattttttcttaaGGATTTATAAATGGATGCCCTATATTTATACTACTAACTTAGCAGTGAAAgtgtaaataataattattacatAAGTTTCTACATAATCATAAGATAGTCATGTTTTTAGAATTTTCTAAGACCTTGTATATAAAATCTATGATATTCTAGGTTTTACTTGAGAAATTTACACATTCGTCTAGAATCTTGCACTGTGAACTCGCCTTCTTCCACATGGACAACTTTGTGTCATGTGAAACTTGCATGGCACCTATGGATGTGATAATGTGGCGGGTCGTCACAAAAAGGTGGATTGCTGATATTCTTAGTGTAGATTGAGTGAACAATGAGATAGCTTTACCCTTGATCAAAGATCTTGAATTTGTACCTAAGTATAGAGAAAATCATATTGAAATTGTCACTCCTAAATGCCCCGTAATACACGagtgaaaaacaaaataaaacaaaaacctatgtactgacccctactttttcTATTAGAAACATACTTTATTAGAAGATGGTACCCTAGAAATTGTGACCTGCTAGCTAGATGAAAAATAAGGAATCAGCATCTACAATTGTATGATACCCTCTTAATTAAATACTCTACTTTGAGCCATCATATCCTATACtctactaaaataaattttaccaaATATTTGCAATATATTCGATTTTGATTGGTCTTTCACTTCTAACAAGTCATTTccatattttatgatatacatgAGTCTGTGGTCTTCTAAAGTCTGAAAGAGCTCTCTTCATCATGGTCATGACTAAATCGATTgacttcaaattaattttttaaattcaccTTTAGAAAACGCGTATGCCTAATAGCTTAAGTTGATGTTCCTTCTAATTACCTTGTAATCTGAAAATGCTATGACATAGTCCaattttgatgaatattgaatAGGACTTGTGAGGTCAAGTAGGAGTCTACATatatgtctttttcttcttgaacATTTCTATTGACCTAGTCCTATCAACTTAATTGCCAAAAACATTTGAACTTATGCCCTGGCCTACGTGCTATGGCACTAcatatatctttttcttttcttttctttttcattacgTTTTTGGCTAAATAATGAATTCAATGAGATTATTGTGATcattttgaagaaatgaagacTTTAGTGACTCTAGTGGGTCCAAAATATGATGCAAAGACTCCATATTTTTTGTTGACAGCCCAACAGCTACTCGTAATTAAATTACCATCACATGTATACCATAGatgattcaattttattttcttcgtctcaaattatttatcgtgattattttttatatgttttataaaaaaatatttagaatgaAATTTTATCCTCTTCAtccacttttatttgttcagTATATTAAAAGTAGATGTTCACTTTTACTTTTACGGTAAATTTAGAGAACCAAGAGATAACTTATTCACttattaattcttaattataattatttctcaatctcttttctaaatttatgaatttattgtATTTAAAGAGTAATATAAAGCTTatcatttgatttttaaaagttatgtCAAGTTAGCCATAGATAAGTAAAGAGTAATAACATCATTCTATTATTGAGATATTTGTTATCATTACTTGAAGGGAAAAATGAGAAAAACTAATTagtcttatatttttaaaaaatagttttaattaaaataactatttttagatGATGTGAGGGGGTGGAGAGAGTGCTATTTGATcgtgatttctattttgagattatgttattttttggaTAAGATGGTCACTTATGGCTCTCAAAGTTCTCATCAACTTGTCATTTAATGATGAGATGGAGTCAACTTTGGTACATTTAAGTTAAGTAACGTGTTTGTTTGTGCTAGAAAATTCTACTTAGAATTTGCAAAGGAAGCCTTTATTTTCTTGTGTACAATCCCAATGAAGATCACCtctagtatatatattaattggaTTTTCTTGTTTCAAAAACGCTAGTTTGGCTACAAACTCACaaggtatttttttatttagaaaacaaTTTTGACATTAACTTAATGGATAAATCTTTTTGGCCAGaaaattttggccaaaatttgatcagaatgataaaaaaaaaattcattcacattataaattagtttttttttttttttggatatttttaccctttttaactaataaattaaagaaaattcttGAGGTGATCCATTCTCTCATCATGTTTTCAACATATGTACTACGGAATCCTAATCAATTATGTACTACAGAATCATATGTTCTACAAATTCTATCAAAGTGAACATTGATCATTAAGTAGATTGGATGATCCAATttgttagaaaaaatattttcaattatgtttttaaaataataattatgaaatcaatgggaaaaaaatatttttgaatcacattatatttttgttggttgtataataataataaaaaaattagttaactGATATTACAATAGATTATGACCAAAATATTTGTGTTAACTGAATTtacttaatattaatttattttattcaaacataataattaaaaaaatagttaattagAATTTGAAGGTCATTTTAGTAACGAATATAAgtaataattcataatttatcaAATCGACGTAATATAGGAATAAAAATGTATGATTAATAATGTTAATATCTTGATCTCTTTTATTAGACATATATTTATACACATGATTTCTATAATTATCGATATTTATCGAGTCTAATGTATATTGAGTTGTCATCATctcaatattttacaaattatattttaaaattatttaaatatattttatttaaatatcgtaattaaaaaaattacttaattgaGGTCAttttagtaataaatataagtaatgaTTTACAATTGATCAAATCTATGTAATATAGGAGATAAGTCTTGTTTgatcaatattattaataaacaaTTCTATTAATATCTGATTCTCTTTGTTCGACGTGTATGAGCTACATGATTATATAACTATTGACAATTATCAGGTCTAATGTGTTTTGAGTTGTCATTATCccaatattttacaaattacatttaaaaattatttatttatatagattaattttattgaaacttaattaattaaacaaattacATAGTTGGAGGTAAGTTTAGCAACAAGCATAAGTAATGATTCATAATTTATCAAATCGACATAATATAAGAGATAAAActtatatgattaataatatcAATGTCTGACTCTTTTTGGTTCGATACATATCAGCTATATGCATGATTTCTATATCTATTGATATTTACCAAGTGTAATGTGTTTTGAGTTGTCCTTGtctcaatatttaattacattttaaaatgattaaattataaagcttaattttatttaaacattataatttttaaaataattactcaATTGGAGATCGTTTTAGTAACCAATATAAGTGATGATTCACAACTTAATCAAATCGACGCAATATATGAGGAAAGACTTGTATGATTAATACTATAAATGTTTGACTCTCTTTGGTTCGACACAAATAAACTTTATGCATGATTTCTATAATTATCTACACTTACCatgtttaatgtatttttagatGTCTTCACCTCAATATTACAAACTactttgaaattatttaaatatatagtttattttttatttatacataataattttaaaaaaaatacttaagtgaATGTCATTTTAGTAATAAATGTAAGTAATTATTCACAATTTATCAAATCAACGTAATATAGAGGATAAGAAGTGATCAATGTTTTAGTTCTTCACGTAAGTGTTCTCAATTTACACtatgaaatgatataataatatcaagaataagagtataaaataaaaagacaaaatacTTTAGAATATACatctaaaaatagttaaatgatCAGATTAAATAGGTTAAAATCAATGAGAACTCAAAATAACAAGAGGACCATTTTTAACAATCAGAACAATAAATTAACCTTTAAGATGAATTAATATATCACAGTAGCTTTAATACGAGTTAATAACTTATGAGAAATTATCTAACAAAAtcattgaaatttattttatatcaacaaaatcacttaatttaaagtttttttagctttaaaaatcacttaaaattaaaataaatttgacatgacaaaataaattattttatatgccATGTAAATATGGGCATcatgacaaataaataaaattttaaatatatatttctttaccatataaatttgatttgatcGACTCACCCAATATAAATTCGATGTATACCCACATTAACTCCACTTTTCAATTTCTACACTTTGAGCTACTATtcgaagaaaattatttattcattgttAAATTATAGTGATCATTATATATTGGTTACTTTAATTAGATACTTCAGTACATATATTCATCAGGTCTAATGTATTTTAAGTTATCATTGtcacaatattttacaaattatattgaaaaaataatttaaacatatagtttaattttatatataaattatttacataaataatttgatttactttttttttttaaaaaaacctgaCCTTatcgaaaaaaaaaaggaaatgcCTAACTTATAggaatttaatttgatttagaaaataaaatgcGTAACTTAATCATGGAGCAGTAATAAAGTTCCattaaatcaattttcttttcccTATTTGATTTAGGAGAACAAAGTTTTGGCAATAGATTTGGCTGCTGCAATTAAAGGAAATTGTAATGACCCGAAAAGTCATTAatagaaatttttgtaaaaattataGTTCCATTCTCTCGATAGTTATTCCGTGTCATTTATGATTACTCGATGAAGTGGGTTtgagaattttaaattatttgataactacaattaattagttgatatgCATTTATTAAGTAATTGATTTTAACTTAATTGATGGTTAATGGGCCAAACTTATAATTAATgtaaggaaaaataacttaaatacacaactataagttttatattctctaattttccccttttttttagatattacataattcttttttttttaattttagtataattttataaatacataacattctctctcctataatacacaattacccattttaatgcctattttttctccattaaaacacacaaccttttaaatcagtttttggattttgaatattctccattaaaacactcaaccttttaaatcactttttggattttgaattattaattttaattaattttaattaaaacacccaattttgaaattttgaatttcaaaattcaaaatatttgaaattcaaaaatttggacaatttctcTCCCGTTCAGTTCTTACTCCATCACGTTTTCAGTTCTTCTTTCTCCATAAtcgtctttcttcttcttaacccagcatattttattggtttcttttttttcttcttaatctatcatcgtctttttcttcttaatccatcatcGTTTTAACCCagcatctttttcttcttaatccatcatcaGGTCttcttttcttcccttttttgttttttaattgttttattacATCATAGTAATGGACCCgttaattaatagaaggatatatgattccgacgatgaaaattggaaagaaaatagaaaaaagtctttgcatgatcctatgaatcttcagaaggattcaaacaaagtctctggcgaaacatcaaaatcaaaggttgtcaaaatacaacaaaaaagaaaagaaaaaagaagcagcaaacatTGTTGTTAGACCTACATTGTCTCGGGTTAGTATTTTGGTACTTAAAACTGTTGTTggaattagtaaaaattttaaggaatccaatatgtatcaaaaaatcatgaaaattattatcatgtatCGTGAAGTTCTGAAaatttgttataatgtatcattcactaagtttaataactgcgtcatcaactgtgcttgatgatacatatagaatcagtgtgtatagtgtttaatcgatgtactgatacatgtattagatatgtaccacatgttataatgtttagtcaatgcactgatacatgtattatatatgtatcacatgtttttcatgtagtatgaattttctgaaaactgatatcatgtatcagtaaggtattagttgtttagttgatgtactgatacatgttttgaaaattgttataatgtatcattcactaagtttaataattgcgtcatcaactgtgcttgatgatacatataaaatcaatgtgtatagtgttttgtcgatgtactgatacatgtattagatatgtaccacatgttataatgtttagtcaatgcactgatacatgtagtagatatgtATCAACAACGATAGAAAAcgaaattgaatctccaacaacgattccgtcgattttgtaactttcatactgcaattcgttcacccaaatttcggaatgtctcatcaaaattgaagtattcatcttgaaaaatccacagtaacaacaataaaattactgtagttcgaaatttaacaaattgttcataaaaaatgtattcaaactagatgatataatctttgatt
Proteins encoded in this window:
- the LOC101259170 gene encoding probable WRKY transcription factor 31, whose translation is MAKGSGLSFDPDPIKPIPIVLNSFLEPHNNQFYPKNKFFYNLTSMESSYNNRSPPPTIQFPVNLNCSTTTTHHHDHDHDHDHQDQQQHHIRPVIDEMDFFAEKKNATNPDDPTTANDTDRKESNTTTTPPELDFNINTALHLLTANTYTDQSIMDDSLSPNSDDKRIKNELVVLQAELERMNGENRRLRDMLNQVKNNYNTLQVHMMTMMHQQQQNQESGQRDGKNEEVKHQQHNNQNGHGGGQVVPRQFMDLGLAAGAGGTASEAEEASLSSSEGPSGREKSRSPVNNIESSSTCGIVREDSPEKVSPGWGPNKIPRLGNTSTNNKPADQATEATMRKARVSVRARSEAPMITDGCQWRKYGQKMAKGNPCPRAYYRCTMAAGCPVRKQVQRCAEDRTILITTYEGTHNHPLPPAAIAMASTTSSAAKMLLSGSMPSADGLMNSNFFARTLLPCSSSMATISASAPFPTVTLDLTQSPNPLQFPRPPNQFQIPFSNPPHNNILANPAALLPQIFGQALYNQSKFSGLQSSQDLEGQQHPSTMPSSINPSNHNPVADTVNALTSDPNFTAALAAAITSLIGNPGQPNNGTNNTIATTTTPANNNNNSVTSNGNNNNNGSNNKVTNSSFPAN